One region of Leishmania panamensis strain MHOM/PA/94/PSC-1 chromosome 28 sequence genomic DNA includes:
- a CDS encoding vacuolar type h+ ATPase subunit, putative (TriTrypDB/GeneDB-style sysID: LpmP.28.1240), whose translation MPLPGTQIFSAGCMLAVAVAAIAYGIEPANVDACIALMYPQSAGFFGAMGAACALVFANLGSAYGAAKSGVGVAYLGLTAPEKIMRGIVPVVMAGILGIYGLIIAVIINNNIHTEDTSYSSYAGYLHLGAGLAAGLAALGAGLSIGVVGDTAARAYGKQDQIFVAMVLMLIFSEALGLYGLIIALLMNNQANRYTDLCSVA comes from the coding sequence ATGCCTCTACCCGGTACGCAGATCTTCAGCGCTGGCTGCatgctggcggtggctgtCGCGGCCATTGCCTACGGCATCGAACCCGCCAATGTAGATGCCTGCATAGCTCTCATGTACCCGCAGAGTGCTGGTTTCTTTGGTGCCATGGGTGCGGCCTGCGCCCTCGTCTTTGCCAACCTGGGCTCTGCCTACGGCGCGGCCAAGTctggcgtcggcgtcgcctACCTCGGCCTCACTGCCCCTGAAAAGATTATGCGCGGCATTGTACCAGTCGTCATGGCCGGTATCCTGGGTATCTATGGCCTTATTATTGCCGTCATCATCAACAACAACATCCACACGGAAGACACAAGCTACTCCTCCTACGCGGGCTACCTGCACCTCGGCGCAGGTCTCGCGGCGGGGCTCGCGGCGCTTGGCGCAGGTCTCTCCATCGGCGTCGTCGGGGACACTGCTGCTCGGGCGTATGGTAAACAGGACCAGATTTTCGTAGCGATGGTGCTAATGCTGATCTTTTCAGAGGCGCTGGGCTTATACGGGCTCATCATTGCGTTGCTGATGAACAACCAGGCGAACCGCTACACCGATCTCTGCAGTGTTGCttag